GATCAAAGACCTGATCGCACTGGACCCCTGACCAAGTCCGGGATGGCGGAGTGCGGATGCTGCCGTTTAACGCCACCATTCATGTGGCGACTTTGCCATCAAACAAAAAAAGCGCCGTTTCCGGCGCTTTCTTTTTCTCAATGTGATTTCTATCAAATCGACGCGGCCCGCGCCTTCGTCGTTACCGCAAACGCCTTCTGGACGTAGCTGTCACGGTCGTAGACGTCGTCGAAGAACTGCACCTTGCCGGCCTTGTCCGGCCAGGCGGTAAAATAGGCCACGTAGACCGGTATCTTCACCGGCACCTGCACGGCGCGGTTCTTGCCCGCTGCAATCTGCTCGTTGACCTTGTCGACGCTGGTGCCAAGAACAGCGGCCGCCATGCGGCGCGGGTCGACCAGACGGATACAGCCGTGGCTCAGCGCCCGCATATCGCGGTTGAAGAAGCTCTTGGCAGGCGTATCATGCATGTAAATGGCATGCGCATTCGGGAACAGGATTTTCAGGTCGCCCAGCGCATTGTCGCTGCTTGGCGGCTGACGCACCGAAATGGCGTTGGTGGAGCCGAACCAGTTGACGCTGGTGGAAGAAACCGCACGGCCACCCACCTGTACCTCATAACCCAGACGGTCGAGATAGGACGGATCGCGGCGCAGCTTCGGCAGCATCTCGTTGACGATGATCGACTGCGGAACGCCCCAATAGGGGTTGAATTCGACGGTCTGGATTTCGTCCTGGAAGAAGTAGGTCTGGTTGGCCTTGGAGCCGACTACCACCTTCATGCCGAACTGTTCCTGTCCGTCATTGTGGTAATAGGCCATGAAGGCGGGCTGGTTGATCAAGACGTAGCGCTGGCCGAGATCGGCCGGCAGCCAGCGGATCTGCTCCATCGCCACCTGCACCTTGGCAATCCGGGCGTCGTTGCTTTCGCCGACCATGGCACGCACGGTCGCGCGGCCGATGACGCCGTCGGCCTTCAGGCCGTTTTCGCTCTGGAATGCCTTCACCAGATCAACGAGATCAGGCGTATAACCCGGCGTCTGCTGGTAGCCGGAAATGATCGCCGCATGTTCCGCCTTGAAGGCAGGCGAAGCGCGATGTTCGATTGCCTTGACGACGCTCGCCATGTCGCCGCTGCTGTTGCCGGGTTTCAGCACCAGATCGGCGGGAACCTTGACCGTGTTGGCCGCATCACCCTCGCTGCGCAACCGGGCCAGTTCGGCCTTCAGCGCCAGATATTCGGCGTTCGAAGGTTCACGGCTGCGCAGATAGGCTGCGATATCGGGGCTGAGGCCTGCAAGCTTCAGCACGGGCGCAAGGTTCACCGTCTTGCGCTTGAAATCGTGGTAACCGGACAGCCGGTTCGGATCGACACGGCCACGCGTCGTATCCTGCACATAGGCCAGAACCTTGGCGGAAAGCGCAAGCTCGAACTGCATCTGCGCGCGCTGATAGGCGTCGGAGGTCGATGCGGAAGCCACTTCCACCGGCGTGCCGGATGCGTTCGCGCCTGCGCTGATGCTGGCGGTTACGTCCTTTGCGGGTACTGAAATGCTGTAATCGGCCGGATCGAGGCCGCTTTCGCCAACAGTCTCCAAAAACGCCATGACGGCGTTCGCGCGGGCAGTCAGCTCGCCTTCCGAAACCCAGAGCGCCTTGCCGCCGGCACCGTAATAGGCTTCCAGAGCCTTGCCAATTTCGGGGGTGGCGCTGAACTTCACATTGGCAAGACCATCGCCGAAATTGGCGGTGTTCACAGCGCGTGCGGTATCGGCCTTGTAATCGTAATAACGTGGACCGGAAACACGCGGCAGAGGCTCGGGATCGGATGCATCGGCGCTCGGTCCGACCGTCGGCGGCGAGGTGACGATACCGGCTGGCGGCATTTCACCGCGATCGCGCGCAACCTTGCCAGGCCCGCCACGCAAAAGGTCCAGCAGCGTTACCGCGCCGGCGCTGCCGGGAAGAGCGGTGGAAACGGAAAGACCGAGAGCCAGCACCAGCGCTGCCGATGTTTTTCCAGATGTGACTTGCAATTTGATCCTCGTAGCACCCAGCGCCGCCAACGAAGACGGAGCATCCAGTTTCATGCTTGTCTAGCCGATAGACGGCCCGTTGAAAAGAAAACGCCGAAGTCCAGAACGCACCCGAAATGAACCTCATATTACGGCCAAAACCATAAAAACGTAATTTCCAGAATTGGCGAGAATGGTTAAATTTCTATTTATTTCATTCACTTTGCCGTGGTTGGCCAAGCCGTTCCAAGCCGGTGAAACCCCAGTTTTCCGGGCTTTTATCGACGTAGTAAAAATGACACGCCAAGGTCTTTTTCTTAACCGGGCAGGATGAGCGCCAAAATCGCCCTGTCCCAAGGGAAATATCTGCCAGGCATGCCTCGCAACGCTTTCATTGCCAGCGCGATGATTCTATATATCGGCGCGCGCAAGGCGGGCGAAGTGCCGTTTTGGCGGAGGAAAACGAGTAAAAAGGCAAGATTGATGACAGCCACACGGACGGAAACCGATACATTTGGACCCATTGAAGTTCAGGCCGATCGCTATTGGGGCGCGCAGGCGCAGCGCTCGCTCGGCAACTTCAAGATCGGCTGGGAAAAGCAGCCCGCCTCTGTCGTTCGCGCGCTCGGCATCGTCAAGCAGGCCGCCGCCCGTGCAAACATGGCGCTTGCAGGCCTCGACCCCAAGGTAGGCGACGCCATCATCGCAGCCGCACAGGAAGTCATCGACGGCAAGCTGACTGAACATTTCCCGCTGGTCGTCTGGCAGACCGGCTCCGGCACGCAATCCAACATGAATGCCAATGAGGTGATTTCCAACCGCGCAATCGAGATGCTCGGCGGCGAAATGGGCACCAAGAAGCCGGTTCACCCCAACGACCACGTCAATATGAGCCAGTCCTCGAACGACACCTATCCGACGGCAATGCACATCGCCTGCGTGGAAGAGATCGTTCACCACCTGCTGCCGGCCCTCAAGCACCTGCACACGGCGCTGGAAGCCAAGGTCAAGCAGTTCGAAAAGATCATCAAGATCGGCCGCACCCACACGCAGGATGCCACGCCGCTGACGCTCGGCCAGGAGTTTTCCGGTTATGCCGCGCAGGTCGCCTCGGCGATTGCCAATATCGAACTCACCCTGCCCGCACTTTCCAAGCTTGCCCAGGGCGGCACGGCGGTCGGCACGGGCCTGAACGCCCCCGTCGGTTTCGCTGAAAAGGTTGCCGAAGAGATTTCCAAGATCACCGGCCTGCCGTTCGTGACGGCGCCGAACAAGTTCGAAGCGCTTGCCTCGCACGATTCCATGGTGTTCTCGCATGGCGCGATCAATGCCGCAGCAGCAGCCCTGTTCAAGATCGCCAACGACATCCGCTTCCTCGGCTCCGGCCCGCGCGCCGGTCTTGGCGAATTGTCGCTGCCGGAAAACGAACCTGGCTCATCGATCATGCCGGGCAAGGTGAACCCAACGCAGTCGGAAGCGCTGACGCAGGTTTGCGCCCACATCTTCGGCAACAATGCAGCGCTCTCCTTCGCAGGCTCGCAGGGGCACTTCGAACTGAACGTCTATAATCCGATGATGGCCTACAACTTCCTGCAGTCGGTCCAGCTTCTGGGCGATGCCGCCGTCTCCTTCACCGACAACTGCGTCGTCGGCATCGAAGCCCGCGAAGACAACATCAGGAAGGGCGTCGAGAACTCGCTGATGCTCGTCACGGCTCTCAACAGCAAGCTCGGCTACGACATCTGCGCCAAGATCGCCAAGACCGCGCACAAGAACGGCACGACACTGCGCGACGAGGCCGTCGGCGGCGGATACCTCACGAACGAGGAATTCGACCAGTATGTGCGCCCGGAAAACATGATCGGCCCGAAGTAAGCCGGTCGAGATTATCGCTGGAATAGAGAACGGGCCTTCGGGCCCGTTTTTTGTTTATTCGATTGACGGATGAGCGATGAGACCGTGGTGTAGGGTCATGGCATTGGGATGTCCCTGTACTGACCACTCTTGGTGTTTTTAAATCGTCCCCGTAAGCTGTTCTTCCGCAGAGAATGCCGAAACCAGGTGCACGATTGAGGATGACATCATGATCTGCCGCCGCAGCCTGCTTCTTGGTGGTGCCTTCCTCGCCACGGCCATGAAAGTCCCAAGTCTGCTTGCGCAAGGCGATAGGCAATGGATTTCGCTTTGGCCCGGCCCGCCTCCGGGAGGCGGTGGTCCGAACGGCGTCCCGAATATAAGCAAAAAAGGCGCTGTCACCAACATTGCCGTACCGAGCCTGGAGGTGTTCGCTCCCGCAAAGCCAAATGGTTCCGCAATGATCATTGCAGGTGGCGGTGGATATAAACGCATCGAGGAAGGCAAGGAGTCCTATCCCGCCGCACGCTGGCTCGCGGCCAGAGGCATTTATGCTTTTGTCCTCACCTACCGTCTGCCGATTGAAGGATGGGCTGCTGGACCGCTGGCACCGATTCAGGATGCGCAGCGCGCATTTCGTCTGGTGCGTGCACGCGCTTCGGACCGGCAGATCGATCCGTACAGGATCGGCGCACTTGGTTTTTCTGCGGGTGGGCACTTGATGGGGTTGGCCGCCGCCCGCTCGGCTTTTGCGTCTTACGAAGCAGTCGATGACATCGACAGGCAATCAGCCCGGTCGGATGTGGCGGCCCTGATCTATCCGGTCATCACGCTTGCAGCGCCCTATGACCATACATCGACCCGGAGGTCACTTATCGGCAGGCACCCGACAGGCGAGGCAACACGAGAGTGGTCAGTGGAAAGCCATGTGAGCAAAGATTGCCCTCCGGTCTTCCTCACGCAGGCGGATGACGACCGGATTTCCAATCCCGCCAATAGCCGTATCATGCAGCAGGCGTGCGAGAAGGCGGATGTGAATGTCGAAGTTCACCCAATCATTTCTGGCGGCCACGGCTTCGGCATGGGCAAGCCCGGAACCCCCACGCAAGAATGGCCTGGATGGTATGAGGCATGGCTGAGGAAGCACAACCTTCTGGCCTGACGCTTTCTTTGCGCACCCCAATAAAAAAGGGCCGCAAAAGCGGCCCTCTTCATCTCATTCAAACCATCAAACCAGCCGGCTCTGCTCCACCGCAGCTTCAACGAAGCTGGCAAACAGCGGATGCGGGTCGAGCGGGCGGCTCTTGAGTTCCGGGTGGTATTGCACACCGATGAACCAGGGATGGTCAGGATATTCCACCGTTTCCGGCAGCACACCATCAGGAGACATGCCCGAGAAGACGAGGCCGCACTCTTCCAGCCGGTCCTTATAGTCCACATTCACCTCGTAACGGTGGCGGTGGCGCTCGGAAATATCCGTGGAACCGTAGATTTCGGCGATCTTCGTGTCCTTCTTCAGCGCTGCCTTGTAAGCGCCGAGACGCATGGTGCCGCCTAGATCACCCTTGGTGGAGCGCTTCTCCAGCTCATTGCCCTTTACCCACTCGGTCATCAGGCCAACGACGGGCTCAGCCGTCGGACCGAATTCGGTGGAGGAGGCATTCTCGATGCCGGCCAGATGACGCGCCGCTTCCACGACTGCCATCTGCATGCCAAAGCAGATCCCGAAATAGGGCACGTTGCGCTCACGGGCGAACTGCGCCGCCATGATCTTGCCTTCCGAACCGCGCTCGCCGAAACCGCCCGGCACCAGAATGCCGTTGACCTTTTCGAGATAGGGCGTCGGATCTTCCTTTTCGAAGACTTCCGACTCGATCCACTCCAGCTTGACCTTGACGCGGTTGGCAAAACCACCGTGATGCAGCGCCTCGATCAGCGACTTGTAGGCGTCCTTGAGGCCGGTATATTTGCCGACGATCGCAATCGTTACCTCGCCTTCCGGCGTGCGGATACGGTTGCAGACCTCTTCCCACTGTTCCAGACGCGGCTTCGGCGCCGGTTCGATACCGAAAGCGGCCAGCACTTCCGAATCGAGACCTTCATTGTGGTAGGCGATCGGAACGTCATAGATGTTGGCAACATCCAACGCCTGAATGACGGCGGAAGGACGCACGTTGCAGAACAGCGAAAGCTTGCGGCGTTCCGCTTCCGGGATTTCCCGGTCGGCGCGCACCAGCAGAATGTTGGGATGAATGCCAAGCGCCTGCAGCTCCTTCACGGAATGCTGGGTCGGCTTGGTCTTCAATTCGCCGGCTGCCGGAATGTAAGGCATCAGCGTCAGGTGAACATAGATTGCAGTGCCGCGCGGCAGATCGTTGCCGAGCTGGCGGATCGCCTCCATGAACGGCATCGCCTCGATATCACCCACCGTGCCGCCGATTTCGCAGATGACGAAGTCGTACTCGTCATTACCTTCGGTCACGAAATCCTTGATCTCGTTGGTGACATGCGGAATGACCTGAACGGTTGCGCCGAGATAGTCGCCGCGGCGTTCCTTGTCGATGATGTTCTTGTAGATCCGGCCAGTGGTGATGTTGTCGGTCTTGGTCGCCGAACGCCCCGTAAAGCGTTCATAGTGGCCAAGGTCGAGGTCCGTCTCGGCACCGTCGTCCGTCACAAACACTTCACCGTGCTGTGTCGGGCTCATCGTGCCGGGATCGACGTTCAAATAGGGGTCAAGTTTGCGAAGCCGCACCCGATAACCACGGGATTGCAGCAATGCACCGAGTGCCGCAGCTGCGATGCCCTTACCGAGAGAGGAGACCACGCCGCCTGTGATGAATACATATCGCGCCATGGGATTCACCGGATACCTTTTTACCTCTGATTCCGCCAGCCCAAATTTCATGCTGTTGCAAATTCGCTGTTGACGAATTGGCAATGGGATGTGGCGAAATGCAAACAAAAGAAAACCGGCAGGCTTTTGGCCTGCCGGAGCGTTAAATCATAACCGGGCTTATTGACCGGTCGGAACTGCGTTCGGATCGGCGGGCTTGGCCGGCGCCGGAGCGGCTTCACCAGCAGTGGCCGGTGCAGGCGTGGTCTGCGCAGGTGCTGCAGCGCCGCTGTTGGTCGGAACGCCATTCTCAGCCGGAGCCGGCGTTGCCGGCGTCTGTGCCGGGCCGAGCGTGTCGAGAATACCGTTGCCCTGACCCTGCGTGGCCGGAATACGGTTCAGAATATCCGTCGGGCGCGATTCGTACCGGGTCAGAAGACCAAGTCCGAGCGACGTCACGAAGAACAGCGCGGCAAGGATGCCCGTCGTGCGGGTCAGCGCATTGGCCGTTCCGCGCGCGGACATGAAGCCCGAACCGCCGCCGATGCCGAGGCCGCCGCCTTCGGAACGCTGGATCAGAACCACGCCGACAAGCGCCAGCACGATCATGAGGTGAATAACAATCAAAACGGTCTGCATGACAATCCATTCCATGCCCCGCGCGGAGCACTACAAAGAAGGTTTCGCGGCTCTTTACATGAGGCGAAGGCTTATTCCAAGCCCCTTTCCCGCCACTGTGGCAGGAAAGCGTGTCTCAAGCCGTCAGTTGCTCGTATGCCGCATAGATGGAAAGGAAGTCGGAGGCTTTCAAGCTCGCGCCGCCGATCAGTGCGCCGTCGACATTCTCGACACCCATCAGTTCCAGCGCATTGGCAGGCTTCACCGAGCCGCCGTAGAGAATCCGCATGGTCTTGCCTTCATCACCAAAGCGCTTGACCAGCTCGTCGCGCATGAAGGCATGAGCCTCGCGCACATCCTTCGTGGTCGGCGTCAGACCCGTGCCGATCGCCCAGACCGGCTCATAAGCGATGACGGTGTTTTCGGCGGTTGCCTCGTCCGGAAGCGATCCGGCGAGCTGGCGCTTGAGGATATCGAGCGTCTGGCCCGCCTTGCGCTCATCCGCCGTCTCGCCAATGCAGACGATGGCGATAAGATCGGCCTGATGGGCGGCAACGGCCTTGGCACGGACCAGATGATCCGTCTCGGCATGGTCGGTGCGACGCTCGGAGTGGCCGACGATGACATGGGTGCCGAAGCAATCGGCAATCATCTCGGCGGAAATGTCACCCGTATGCGCGCCGGAAACATTCTGGTGGCAATCCTGTCCGCCAATCATCAGCGGGCTGTCGTCGCAAAGCGCGGTTGCCACATAAAGAAGCGTCGATGGCGGGCAGATCAGCGCATCCACCTTTTCGGAAAGCGCGCCCTTGACGCCCTCTGCCATGGCCTTGATCTGATCGAGCGACGAACGGGTGCCGTTCATCTTCCAGTTTCCGGCTACAAGCGGTCGAACATTCGGCGTCATGCGTATCCCATTCCCTTTGTCTCGGAGAGCCGCTTGCGCGAACACCCCTTACCTCAGCCGCCAGGCGGCCCCTAATCGCGACAGAAACCCTGCCGGAAATCCCGGAATATTTCCTTAAACGCAGCTGATGACAATTGGTACAAAAAAGCAGTCATAAGCATCAAAACGTCGGTCAATTTGCCGAAATTCGCGCCTGTCGAACCAAAACTGGACCTCATCGGCTCAAAATCCAGTTCAAAACCGCCCGCCAGTCGGTCATGCGCACCGGCGTTCCATGCGTGCCTGTCTCAAAAAGCGTGAAGCGCGCCGGCTCTCCCGCCTTCAGCAAGGTGCGGAAGATGGTCGCCTGGCTGTCGGCGGAATAGACCTTGTCGGCGCTGCCATGGGTGAACCACACCGGCTTTTTGGCTTTCGCAAAGGCGCTCTTCGGAAAATCGGGGTCGACCGCGCCGCCAAGGATCGCCATGCCCTTGAGATTGCCGACCGTCGCCTTGTCGCGGCTGATGCCGTAGCAGATGAAGCTGCCCATGGAGGCGCAGGCCAACACCACCGGCTTGCCGCCGGATTTGCTAGCAGCATAGGTGATCAGCGCGGAAACGTCGGCAACGCCATTGGCATCGAAGGATCGTACGCTCGGCACATAATAGGTGCCGCCATTGGCGACAGCCAGATTTTTCAGCCGGTTGAAATTGCCACCGAACGTATAGTCGTTCATGCCAAGCCGCCGGTCGCCGCCGCGCCCGTGAATGAAGATCACGGTGAAGGCCTGCCCGGATGATGGCCCGACGCGGCCCACCTCAAGCGCCCTGCCCTCAACCGCCACGGATTCCATCGCCTGCGCTGTCTTGGGCGCCATATCCACATATTGCCGCTTCACCCGGCGTTCCGGTACCTCGTCGCGGCCGTTGATATCGCGCATCTCCTGATAATCGATCACCTCAGATGCGCCGCCATCGGCCGTGGAAAGCACTGTCTGGCTGGAAAACAGCTCGTCCTTGAACGGCCGCAGCGGCCCGTCCGCCGCCCCGGCACCGCCCGGCATCGCCGCAACAGTCAGGCAGAAAAGAGTACAAAACGTGAAATGAGCTGTGGACATGACTTGGTTAACCGTTCATTCGTGGCTGCGAGACTTGCCATTGCCAGGGCGGCAGCGCAATCCTCCTGTTGCGAAACCCTGACATAGTCGTGGCATAGGGTGCGCCGCGTTAGGCCACACGCCCTGCACGTTTGGCGCTATACTTGCCCCTATTGGCATACTGATTCGCTTGGCGAAATTCTGACGACACGCTTTTTTGAACCTTGGACATGATGGACGATAGCAACGATCTCTTCTCCGGTCTTCCGGTGGCACCAAACAGCGAAACGGAAAAGAACGAGGACACGGCAAAACCCGTGAAGGCCCCGGTGTCCGCAGCCGCGAACGTGAACGTGCAGCCGAAACCAGCAGCCGTTGCGGCCGTCACGACGCCCCCGCCCCCAGCGCCCGTGTCTCCTTCCGGTGACGATTACGGTGCCTCGTCGATCCGCGTGCTCGAAGGGCTGGAACCGGTGCGCATGCGGCCCGGCATGTATATTGGCGGCACCGACGAGAAGGCGCTGCACCACCTCTTTGCCGAAGTCATCGACAACTCCATGGACGAGGCCGTCGCAGGCCACGCCAATTTCATCGAGGTCCATCTCGATACCGAGGGTTTCCTCACCGTCACCGATAACGGACGCGGCATTCCCGTGGAAAACCATCCGCAGGTTCCGGGCAAGTCGACGCTCGAAGTCATCATGACCAAGCTGCATGCCGGCGGCAAGTTCGATGGCAAGGCCTATGAGACCTCCGGCGGCCTGCATGGCGTCGGCGTTTCCGTGGTCAATGCGCTGTCCGATCTTCTGGAAGTGGAAGTCGCCCGTAACCGCAAGCTTTACCGCCAGCGCTTTTCGCGCGGCGCGCCGATTGGCGGTCTCGAAGAACTGGGTGACGTGCACAACCGACGCGGCACCCGCGTGCGTTTCCATCCGGACCCGCAGATCTTTGGCGATCACGCAAAATTCGAACCGGCCCGTATTTTCCGCATGGCCCGCTCCAAGGCCTATCTCTTCGGCGGCGTCGAAATCCGCTGGAGCTGCGATCCCGGCATGGTGCCCGCCGGTGGCGAAATCCCCGAAAAGGCCGTGTTCCATTTCCCCGGTGGTCTGAAGGACTATCTGGCCGCCACGCTCGGCAAGGAATTCACTGTCACCCGCGAGATTTTCTCCGGCCGCACCGAAAAGACCGGTGGCCACGGCGCGCTGGAATGGGCTGTGACCTGGTATGGCGGCGACACGCAGATCCATTCCTATTGCAACACCATCCCGACGCCTGAAGGCGGTACGCATGAGGCCGGTTTCCGCATCGCGCTCACCAAGGGCCTGAAGAACTATGCGGAGCTGACCCAGAACAAGCGCGCCAGGGAAATCACCACCGATGACGTGATGATCTCGGCAGCGGGCATGCTCTCCGTCTTCATCCGCGAGCCGGAATTCGTCGGCCAGACCAAGGACAAGCTCGCGACCGTCGAGGCCCAGCGCATCGTCGAAAACGCGCTGCGCGATCCCTTCGACCATTATCTCACCGGCAATCCGGGCGAAGCGGCGAAGCTGCTGGACTGGGTGATCGAGCGCGCCGAAGAACGCCTGCGCCGCCGCAAGGAAAAGGAAGTCAACCGCAAGACGGCGGTGCGCAAGCTGCGCCTGCCCGGTAAGCTGGCGGACTGCTCGCAGAACACGGCTGAGAATGCCGAGCTTTTCATCGTCGAGGGTGACTCGGCTGGCGGCTCGGCCAAGCAGGCGCGCAACCGCGCCAATCAGGCCATCCTGCCGCTGCGCGGCAAGATCCTCAACGTCGGCAGCGCCAGCCGTGAAAAACTCTCCGCCAACCAGCAGATCGCCGATCTCATCCAGGCGCTGGGCTGCGGCACGCGCACCAAGTACCGCGAAGAGGATCTGCGTTACGAACGCATCATCATCATGACGGATGCCGACGTCGATGGCGCCCATATCGCCTCGCTGCTCATCACCTTCTTCTATCAGGAAATGCCGGAACTCATTCGTGGCAACCACCTCTATCTCGCGGTGCCGCCGCTCTACGTCATCCGTCAGGGTGCCAAGAGCGCCTATGCCCGTGACGACGCCCACCGCGCCGAATTGATGGAAACCGTCTTCAAGGGCAAGAAGGTCGAAATCGGCCGCTTCAAAGGCCTTGGCGAAATGATGGCGGCACAGTTGAAGGAAACCACCATGGATCCCGAAAAGCGCACCCTGCTGCGCGTCGAGATCGACGATGTGGATTTCGAAGGTACCCGCGAGGCGGTCGACAATCTGATGGGCACCAAGGCGGATGCCCGCTTCCGCTTCATTCAGGAACGCGCTGCCTTCGCGGATAATCTGGATATCTGATCAACCGTCCCGGCCAGCCATGCGCCAACCGGGACGATTTGAGTCATGCCGCCGCCACATTTTCGCGAACGTCCAGAACGCGGTCGATCAAACCCCATTCCAGTGCCTCTTCGACCGTCATGAAACGGTCGCGATCCATTGCCGCTTCAAACTGGTCATAGCTGCGTTTGCAATGCTCGGCATAAAGCCGCGTCATTCGGTGCTTTGTCTGCCTGATTTCTTCAGCATGGATGAGCATATCCGACGCCTGCCCCTGAAACCCGCCGGACGGCTGGTGAATGAGGATGCTGGCGTTGGGCAATGCCGCCCGCGCGCCCGGTTCGCCCGCCATAAGCAGGAACGAGCCCATCGAACGGGCGGTCCCCATGCACAGAGTATGAACGGGCGCGCGGATGTAGCGCATGGTGTCATACATTGCGAGACCGCTGGTCACGACGCCGCCTGGAGAATTGATGTAGAGATGGATCGGCTTTTTCGGGTTTTCCGCCTCCAGAAACAGC
This region of Agrobacterium tumefaciens genomic DNA includes:
- the secG gene encoding preprotein translocase subunit SecG — its product is MQTVLIVIHLMIVLALVGVVLIQRSEGGGLGIGGGSGFMSARGTANALTRTTGILAALFFVTSLGLGLLTRYESRPTDILNRIPATQGQGNGILDTLGPAQTPATPAPAENGVPTNSGAAAPAQTTPAPATAGEAAPAPAKPADPNAVPTGQ
- the parE gene encoding DNA topoisomerase IV subunit B, which gives rise to MMDDSNDLFSGLPVAPNSETEKNEDTAKPVKAPVSAAANVNVQPKPAAVAAVTTPPPPAPVSPSGDDYGASSIRVLEGLEPVRMRPGMYIGGTDEKALHHLFAEVIDNSMDEAVAGHANFIEVHLDTEGFLTVTDNGRGIPVENHPQVPGKSTLEVIMTKLHAGGKFDGKAYETSGGLHGVGVSVVNALSDLLEVEVARNRKLYRQRFSRGAPIGGLEELGDVHNRRGTRVRFHPDPQIFGDHAKFEPARIFRMARSKAYLFGGVEIRWSCDPGMVPAGGEIPEKAVFHFPGGLKDYLAATLGKEFTVTREIFSGRTEKTGGHGALEWAVTWYGGDTQIHSYCNTIPTPEGGTHEAGFRIALTKGLKNYAELTQNKRAREITTDDVMISAAGMLSVFIREPEFVGQTKDKLATVEAQRIVENALRDPFDHYLTGNPGEAAKLLDWVIERAEERLRRRKEKEVNRKTAVRKLRLPGKLADCSQNTAENAELFIVEGDSAGGSAKQARNRANQAILPLRGKILNVGSASREKLSANQQIADLIQALGCGTRTKYREEDLRYERIIIMTDADVDGAHIASLLITFFYQEMPELIRGNHLYLAVPPLYVIRQGAKSAYARDDAHRAELMETVFKGKKVEIGRFKGLGEMMAAQLKETTMDPEKRTLLRVEIDDVDFEGTREAVDNLMGTKADARFRFIQERAAFADNLDI
- a CDS encoding L,D-transpeptidase family protein, which produces MKLDAPSSLAALGATRIKLQVTSGKTSAALVLALGLSVSTALPGSAGAVTLLDLLRGGPGKVARDRGEMPPAGIVTSPPTVGPSADASDPEPLPRVSGPRYYDYKADTARAVNTANFGDGLANVKFSATPEIGKALEAYYGAGGKALWVSEGELTARANAVMAFLETVGESGLDPADYSISVPAKDVTASISAGANASGTPVEVASASTSDAYQRAQMQFELALSAKVLAYVQDTTRGRVDPNRLSGYHDFKRKTVNLAPVLKLAGLSPDIAAYLRSREPSNAEYLALKAELARLRSEGDAANTVKVPADLVLKPGNSSGDMASVVKAIEHRASPAFKAEHAAIISGYQQTPGYTPDLVDLVKAFQSENGLKADGVIGRATVRAMVGESNDARIAKVQVAMEQIRWLPADLGQRYVLINQPAFMAYYHNDGQEQFGMKVVVGSKANQTYFFQDEIQTVEFNPYWGVPQSIIVNEMLPKLRRDPSYLDRLGYEVQVGGRAVSSTSVNWFGSTNAISVRQPPSSDNALGDLKILFPNAHAIYMHDTPAKSFFNRDMRALSHGCIRLVDPRRMAAAVLGTSVDKVNEQIAAGKNRAVQVPVKIPVYVAYFTAWPDKAGKVQFFDDVYDRDSYVQKAFAVTTKARAASI
- the fumC gene encoding class II fumarate hydratase, whose amino-acid sequence is MTATRTETDTFGPIEVQADRYWGAQAQRSLGNFKIGWEKQPASVVRALGIVKQAAARANMALAGLDPKVGDAIIAAAQEVIDGKLTEHFPLVVWQTGSGTQSNMNANEVISNRAIEMLGGEMGTKKPVHPNDHVNMSQSSNDTYPTAMHIACVEEIVHHLLPALKHLHTALEAKVKQFEKIIKIGRTHTQDATPLTLGQEFSGYAAQVASAIANIELTLPALSKLAQGGTAVGTGLNAPVGFAEKVAEEISKITGLPFVTAPNKFEALASHDSMVFSHGAINAAAAALFKIANDIRFLGSGPRAGLGELSLPENEPGSSIMPGKVNPTQSEALTQVCAHIFGNNAALSFAGSQGHFELNVYNPMMAYNFLQSVQLLGDAAVSFTDNCVVGIEAREDNIRKGVENSLMLVTALNSKLGYDICAKIAKTAHKNGTTLRDEAVGGGYLTNEEFDQYVRPENMIGPK
- a CDS encoding dienelactone hydrolase family protein, which produces MSTAHFTFCTLFCLTVAAMPGGAGAADGPLRPFKDELFSSQTVLSTADGGASEVIDYQEMRDINGRDEVPERRVKRQYVDMAPKTAQAMESVAVEGRALEVGRVGPSSGQAFTVIFIHGRGGDRRLGMNDYTFGGNFNRLKNLAVANGGTYYVPSVRSFDANGVADVSALITYAASKSGGKPVVLACASMGSFICYGISRDKATVGNLKGMAILGGAVDPDFPKSAFAKAKKPVWFTHGSADKVYSADSQATIFRTLLKAGEPARFTLFETGTHGTPVRMTDWRAVLNWILSR
- the tpiA gene encoding triose-phosphate isomerase — protein: MTPNVRPLVAGNWKMNGTRSSLDQIKAMAEGVKGALSEKVDALICPPSTLLYVATALCDDSPLMIGGQDCHQNVSGAHTGDISAEMIADCFGTHVIVGHSERRTDHAETDHLVRAKAVAAHQADLIAIVCIGETADERKAGQTLDILKRQLAGSLPDEATAENTVIAYEPVWAIGTGLTPTTKDVREAHAFMRDELVKRFGDEGKTMRILYGGSVKPANALELMGVENVDGALIGGASLKASDFLSIYAAYEQLTA
- a CDS encoding CTP synthase produces the protein MNPMARYVFITGGVVSSLGKGIAAAALGALLQSRGYRVRLRKLDPYLNVDPGTMSPTQHGEVFVTDDGAETDLDLGHYERFTGRSATKTDNITTGRIYKNIIDKERRGDYLGATVQVIPHVTNEIKDFVTEGNDEYDFVICEIGGTVGDIEAMPFMEAIRQLGNDLPRGTAIYVHLTLMPYIPAAGELKTKPTQHSVKELQALGIHPNILLVRADREIPEAERRKLSLFCNVRPSAVIQALDVANIYDVPIAYHNEGLDSEVLAAFGIEPAPKPRLEQWEEVCNRIRTPEGEVTIAIVGKYTGLKDAYKSLIEALHHGGFANRVKVKLEWIESEVFEKEDPTPYLEKVNGILVPGGFGERGSEGKIMAAQFARERNVPYFGICFGMQMAVVEAARHLAGIENASSTEFGPTAEPVVGLMTEWVKGNELEKRSTKGDLGGTMRLGAYKAALKKDTKIAEIYGSTDISERHRHRYEVNVDYKDRLEECGLVFSGMSPDGVLPETVEYPDHPWFIGVQYHPELKSRPLDPHPLFASFVEAAVEQSRLV
- a CDS encoding alpha/beta hydrolase, which produces MICRRSLLLGGAFLATAMKVPSLLAQGDRQWISLWPGPPPGGGGPNGVPNISKKGAVTNIAVPSLEVFAPAKPNGSAMIIAGGGGYKRIEEGKESYPAARWLAARGIYAFVLTYRLPIEGWAAGPLAPIQDAQRAFRLVRARASDRQIDPYRIGALGFSAGGHLMGLAAARSAFASYEAVDDIDRQSARSDVAALIYPVITLAAPYDHTSTRRSLIGRHPTGEATREWSVESHVSKDCPPVFLTQADDDRISNPANSRIMQQACEKADVNVEVHPIISGGHGFGMGKPGTPTQEWPGWYEAWLRKHNLLA